The following are encoded together in the Methylorubrum sp. B1-46 genome:
- a CDS encoding metallophosphoesterase family protein: protein MATYFTADTHFGDARLVERRRCGFGSVEAHDAALIARWNARVGAADEIWHLGDFAAHASREHCAAVFAQLNGIKRLVRGNHDSNRVLDLPWFEPPVESARISVTDAAGRTWRLYLAHYAHRAWPGLWRETRHLYGHTHATLPDTIRSCDVGADAWDFSPADIGEIVARQDAATLVPEELAPRVSR, encoded by the coding sequence ATGGCGACCTACTTTACTGCCGACACGCATTTCGGCGACGCCCGCCTCGTCGAGCGCAGACGGTGCGGCTTCGGCTCGGTCGAGGCGCATGACGCGGCCCTGATCGCCCGCTGGAATGCGCGCGTGGGCGCGGCGGACGAGATCTGGCATCTGGGCGACTTCGCCGCCCATGCGAGCCGCGAGCATTGCGCCGCCGTGTTCGCCCAGCTCAACGGCATCAAGCGACTCGTGCGCGGCAACCACGACAGCAACCGGGTGCTCGATCTGCCCTGGTTCGAGCCGCCGGTGGAAAGCGCCCGGATCTCGGTGACGGACGCGGCGGGCCGGACCTGGCGGCTCTACCTGGCGCATTACGCCCATCGCGCCTGGCCGGGCCTGTGGCGCGAGACCCGGCACCTCTACGGCCACACCCACGCGACGCTGCCCGACACCATCCGCTCCTGCGACGTCGGGGCCGATGCCTGGGATTTCTCGCCGGCGGACATCGGCGAGATCGTCGCCCGGCAGGATGCGGCGACGCTGGTGCCGGAGGAACTGGCGCCGCGGGTATCGCGGTGA
- the murI gene encoding glutamate racemase — protein MRIDLMAGATLSAAWPAQNAQPVILVFDSGLGGLTVLEQVRRARPDASYVYAADDAAFPYGALSEERLVARVIAVMERLLARHAPDLVVIACNTASTLVLPALRQRFVTPFVGVVPPIKPAAALTRTRLVSLLATPGTVARPYTHDLVRNFAAHCAVTLVGAKNLAGYAEAEMAGEPVSDAAILAEIEPCFVEGADGRRTDVVCLSCTHYPLLLPRFERLSPWPVTWIDPAPAIARRVIQLLGEMPAEVSDAPPARAVFTGGAGLTPALGRSLERRGLFETMIEAMPLTVS, from the coding sequence ATGCGGATCGATCTGATGGCAGGGGCGACCCTTTCGGCGGCGTGGCCGGCGCAGAACGCGCAACCGGTCATCCTCGTGTTCGATTCCGGCCTCGGCGGCCTGACCGTGCTGGAGCAGGTGCGCCGCGCCCGGCCGGATGCGTCCTACGTCTACGCCGCGGACGACGCGGCCTTCCCCTACGGCGCGCTGAGCGAGGAGCGGCTGGTGGCGCGGGTGATCGCGGTGATGGAGCGGCTGCTGGCGCGCCACGCCCCCGACCTCGTGGTGATCGCCTGCAACACCGCCTCGACCCTGGTGCTGCCCGCCCTGCGCCAGCGCTTCGTCACGCCCTTCGTCGGCGTGGTGCCGCCGATCAAGCCGGCCGCCGCGCTGACGCGCACGCGCCTCGTCTCCCTGCTCGCGACGCCGGGCACCGTGGCGCGGCCCTATACTCATGACCTCGTCCGGAATTTCGCGGCGCATTGCGCCGTGACGCTGGTGGGCGCGAAGAACCTCGCGGGCTACGCCGAGGCCGAGATGGCCGGCGAACCGGTCTCGGACGCGGCGATCCTGGCCGAGATCGAGCCCTGCTTCGTGGAGGGGGCGGACGGAAGGCGCACCGATGTGGTCTGCCTCTCCTGCACGCACTACCCGCTGCTCCTGCCCCGCTTCGAGCGGCTCTCCCCCTGGCCGGTGACGTGGATCGACCCGGCCCCGGCCATCGCCCGCCGGGTGATCCAGCTTCTCGGCGAGATGCCCGCTGAGGTCTCCGATGCCCCGCCCGCGCGGGCGGTGTTCACGGGCGGGGCTGGGCTGACCCCGGCGCTCGGCCGCTCGCTAGAGCGGCGGGGCCTGTTCGAGACGATGATCGAGGCGATGCCGCTGACGGTGAGTTGA
- the egtB gene encoding ergothioneine biosynthesis protein EgtB, giving the protein MAAVAAHLTHTESGAVFPPPPLDARPIDRDAWIAAFRTVRDETERRAAPLSPEDQQIQSMEDASPTKWHRAHTTWFFEQFLLREHLPGYAIYDERLHYLFNSYYVQAGPRQPRFMRGMITRPTATETAAYRAHVDRAVTVWLRETSDTALERALPILEIGLYHEQQHQELMFTDILHAFAQNPLDPVYDAAWSMPKAQAGAGKAALERGITQIGHDGDGFAFDNESPRHDVLMLGTTIDRGLVTNRDWLAFMEDGGYARPELWLNEGWLCLQREGWDAPGYWRRESEGWSMMSLAGRRAVDPAAPVTHVSYFEADAYARWAGRDLPTEAEWEVAARDGLIDDAFGLVWQWTRSAYGPYPGYRPVAGALGEYNGKFMSSQYVLRGSSAATPDGHARAGYRNFFYPHQRWQFTGLRLADARG; this is encoded by the coding sequence ATGGCAGCCGTCGCAGCACATCTCACCCATACTGAGAGCGGCGCGGTCTTCCCGCCGCCCCCGCTCGACGCCCGCCCGATCGACCGCGATGCCTGGATTGCGGCCTTCCGCACCGTCCGCGACGAGACCGAGCGGCGCGCCGCCCCGCTCTCGCCGGAGGACCAGCAGATCCAGTCGATGGAGGATGCGAGCCCGACCAAGTGGCACCGGGCGCACACGACGTGGTTTTTCGAGCAGTTCCTGCTGCGCGAGCACCTGCCGGGCTACGCCATCTACGACGAGCGCCTGCACTACCTGTTCAATTCCTACTACGTGCAGGCGGGCCCCCGGCAGCCGCGCTTCATGCGTGGAATGATCACCCGGCCGACCGCGACGGAGACCGCCGCCTACCGCGCCCATGTCGATCGCGCGGTCACGGTGTGGCTGCGCGAGACCTCCGACACGGCGCTGGAGCGAGCGCTGCCGATCTTGGAGATCGGCCTCTACCACGAGCAGCAGCATCAGGAGCTGATGTTCACCGACATCCTGCACGCGTTCGCGCAGAACCCGCTCGATCCGGTCTACGACGCGGCCTGGTCGATGCCCAAGGCGCAGGCAGGCGCTGGCAAGGCTGCCCTGGAAAGAGGCATTACCCAGATCGGCCATGATGGTGACGGCTTCGCCTTCGACAACGAGAGCCCGCGTCACGACGTCTTGATGCTCGGCACCACCATCGACCGCGGCCTCGTGACGAACCGCGATTGGCTCGCCTTCATGGAGGATGGCGGCTACGCGCGGCCGGAGCTTTGGCTCAACGAGGGCTGGCTCTGCCTGCAGCGGGAAGGCTGGGACGCGCCGGGCTACTGGCGTCGCGAGTCTGAGGGCTGGTCGATGATGTCGCTCGCCGGCCGCCGGGCCGTCGATCCGGCGGCGCCGGTCACTCATGTCAGCTACTTCGAGGCCGACGCCTATGCCCGCTGGGCCGGGCGCGACCTGCCGACGGAAGCCGAGTGGGAAGTCGCCGCCCGCGACGGCCTGATCGACGACGCCTTCGGCCTCGTCTGGCAATGGACCCGCAGCGCCTACGGTCCCTATCCCGGCTACCGGCCGGTGGCCGGCGCGCTCGGCGAGTACAACGGCAAGTTCATGTCGAGCCAGTACGTGCTGCGCGGCTCCTCGGCCGCCACGCCGGACGGACATGCGCGGGCCGGCTACCGCAACTTCTTCTACCCGCATCAGCGCTGGCAGTTCACCGGCCTGCGGCTCGCCGACGCGCGAGGCTGA
- the egtD gene encoding L-histidine N(alpha)-methyltransferase, whose product MTIDPRLTAASPAAPLSENGLFLADVWDGLGASPKVLPAKYFYDAAGSALFEQITVLPEYYPTRTELGILDARGPEIAALLPEGAALVEFGSGSTAKLRRLLRHLPGLSAYLPVDVSGEFLREQAGLLRGDFPDLAVEPVVADFTRPFALPEGVENRALAGFFPGSTIGNFEPGEAARLLDVFGRILGPGATLVLGVDLVKDRSVLEAAYDDAAGVTAAFNLNLLHRINRELDGEIDPDAFAHRAFFNEAASRIEMHLVSRRAQSVRVAGRGFAFAEGESIHTENSYKYTLDSLRALAARAGWASVEAWTDREELFSVHALRRQG is encoded by the coding sequence TTGACGATCGATCCCCGCCTCACCGCCGCCAGCCCCGCCGCTCCCCTCTCCGAGAACGGCCTGTTCCTGGCCGATGTCTGGGACGGGCTCGGCGCGAGCCCGAAGGTGCTGCCGGCCAAGTATTTCTACGACGCGGCCGGCTCCGCCCTTTTCGAGCAGATCACCGTCCTGCCGGAATACTACCCGACCCGGACCGAACTCGGCATCCTCGACGCGCGCGGCCCCGAGATCGCCGCGCTGCTTCCGGAGGGCGCGGCGCTCGTCGAGTTCGGCAGCGGCTCGACCGCCAAGCTGCGGCGCCTGCTGCGGCACCTGCCGGGGCTCTCGGCCTATCTCCCCGTCGATGTCTCGGGGGAGTTCCTGCGCGAGCAAGCCGGCCTGCTGCGCGGCGACTTTCCCGACCTCGCCGTGGAGCCGGTGGTCGCCGACTTTACCCGACCCTTCGCCCTGCCGGAGGGCGTCGAGAACCGGGCACTGGCCGGTTTCTTCCCCGGCTCCACCATCGGCAATTTCGAGCCCGGTGAGGCGGCCCGCCTGCTCGACGTGTTCGGGCGCATTCTTGGGCCGGGGGCGACGCTGGTGCTCGGCGTCGATCTCGTGAAGGACCGCTCGGTGCTGGAGGCGGCCTACGACGACGCGGCCGGCGTCACCGCCGCATTCAATCTCAATCTCCTCCACCGCATCAACCGCGAACTCGACGGCGAGATCGACCCGGACGCTTTCGCGCACCGGGCCTTCTTCAACGAAGCGGCCTCGCGCATCGAGATGCATCTGGTCAGCCGGCGGGCGCAGAGCGTGCGCGTCGCCGGGCGCGGCTTCGCCTTCGCGGAGGGCGAGTCGATCCACACCGAGAACAGCTACAAGTACACCCTCGACAGCTTACGGGCCCTCGCCGCCCGCGCCGGCTGGGCGTCGGTCGAAGCCTGGACCGATCGGGAAGAGTTGTTCTCGGTCCACGCCCTTCGGCGGCAGGGCTAG
- a CDS encoding DUF779 domain-containing protein — MSESASPAAERVEPVTAERADNSGTPLRVTATPAALELIEELKAEYGPVMFHQSGGCCDGSSPMCYPVGDFITGDGDVHLGRVGGADFFISHSQFEVWKHTHIMLDVVPGRGGMFSLENGREKRFHIRSRLFTSAENEALSGACRL; from the coding sequence ATGAGCGAGTCCGCGAGCCCTGCCGCCGAGCGCGTCGAACCCGTCACCGCCGAGCGGGCGGACAATTCCGGCACGCCCCTGCGGGTGACCGCGACGCCGGCGGCGCTGGAACTGATCGAGGAGCTCAAGGCGGAGTACGGCCCGGTGATGTTCCATCAATCCGGCGGCTGCTGCGACGGCTCGTCGCCGATGTGCTACCCCGTCGGCGACTTCATCACCGGCGATGGCGACGTGCATCTCGGCCGGGTCGGCGGCGCGGATTTCTTCATCTCGCACTCGCAGTTCGAGGTCTGGAAGCACACTCACATCATGCTCGACGTGGTGCCCGGACGCGGCGGCATGTTCTCGCTCGAGAACGGCCGCGAGAAGCGCTTCCACATCCGCTCGCGGCTGTTCACGAGCGCGGAGAACGAGGCGCTTTCGGGAGCCTGCCGCCTGTAA
- a CDS encoding nitrate reductase, which yields MSQPASDRTAPAVKTTCPYCGVGCGVLATPDGQGGVAIAGDPDHPANFGRLCSKGSALGETVDLGDRLLEPLVDGRTATWEGALGTVAGGLRRIAEQHGPDAIAFYLSGQILTEDYYVANKLAKGFLGTPHVDTNSRLCMSSAVAAHRRAFGSDTVPGCYEDLDEADLIVLVGSNAAWCHPILFRRMMDARKNRGTKIVTVDPRRTQTGEEADLHLGLQPGTDTALFSGLLVHLAGMGKLDLRFIEAHTAGFEGALERARQIAPDVAATACATGLAEADVQAFFELFARTKRVVTGFSQGANQSAQGTDKGNAIINCHLATGRIGQPGMGPLSLTGQPNAMGGREVGGLANMLAAHMHFAPEEVDRVRRFWKAPNIITGEGMKAVALFEAIERGKIKALWVIGTNPLVSMPRADRIRDAIKGLDLYVVSEAVANSDSARAVGKKTVLLPALAWGEKDGTVTNSERRISRQRAFLKAPGQARADWAILCDVARRLGHGDAFAYKSAAEIFREHAALSAFENEGSRDFDLGGLAEMSARAYDTHLPMQWPVPKRGPEAKKGRARLFADGRFYTFDRRARFVAVQPPALAQPVTAAHPLVLNTGRIRDHWHTMTRTGKSQRLSSHRAVPFVEVHPDDAARYRLSDGGFARVATELGSAILEVMVTDAVLPGSIFVPMHWSDMTASDGRAAALARGITDPVSGQPELKATPASVEAVAYRSRGFLLTRDSQAAPAGWWWARATVQGGSGLIFATQESSREMALSVRGLFPGHEWAEYVDHARGLYRCAVYRDDQLVAALSVAPGDRRPDWELAKAVFASPDIEAIDRRALLTGRAATVSAGPVVCACHGVGLDVITAAIAAGADTVEAVGAACKAGTNCGSCIPEIRKLLSPTLARSAA from the coding sequence ATGTCTCAGCCTGCCTCCGACCGGACCGCGCCCGCCGTGAAGACGACCTGCCCCTATTGCGGCGTCGGCTGCGGCGTGCTCGCGACGCCGGACGGCCAGGGCGGTGTGGCGATCGCCGGCGATCCCGACCATCCGGCGAATTTCGGCCGCCTCTGCTCGAAGGGCTCGGCACTCGGCGAGACCGTCGATCTCGGCGACCGGCTGCTCGAACCGCTCGTGGACGGCCGAACCGCGACCTGGGAGGGCGCGCTCGGCACCGTGGCCGGCGGCTTGAGGCGGATCGCCGAGCAGCACGGGCCGGACGCAATCGCCTTCTACCTGTCGGGCCAGATCCTGACGGAGGATTACTACGTCGCCAACAAGCTGGCGAAGGGCTTTCTGGGCACGCCCCACGTCGACACCAATTCGCGGCTCTGCATGTCGAGCGCCGTCGCCGCCCACCGCCGCGCCTTCGGCTCGGACACGGTGCCTGGCTGCTACGAGGATCTCGACGAGGCCGACCTGATCGTGCTCGTCGGCTCCAACGCCGCGTGGTGCCACCCGATCCTGTTCCGGCGGATGATGGATGCCCGCAAGAACCGCGGCACGAAGATCGTCACCGTCGATCCCCGCCGAACGCAGACCGGTGAGGAGGCCGACCTCCATCTCGGCCTTCAGCCGGGCACCGATACCGCGCTCTTCTCCGGCCTGCTGGTGCATCTGGCCGGCATGGGCAAATTGGACCTGCGCTTCATCGAGGCGCACACCGCCGGCTTCGAGGGCGCCCTCGAGCGCGCCCGGCAGATCGCGCCGGACGTGGCCGCCACCGCCTGCGCCACGGGTCTCGCGGAAGCGGACGTGCAGGCCTTCTTCGAGCTGTTCGCCCGGACGAAGCGCGTCGTCACCGGCTTCAGCCAGGGGGCGAACCAGTCGGCGCAGGGCACCGACAAGGGCAACGCCATCATCAACTGCCACCTCGCCACCGGCCGGATCGGCCAGCCCGGCATGGGGCCGCTCTCGCTCACCGGCCAGCCCAACGCCATGGGCGGGCGCGAGGTCGGCGGCTTGGCCAACATGCTCGCCGCCCACATGCACTTCGCGCCGGAAGAGGTGGACCGGGTCCGCCGCTTCTGGAAGGCGCCCAACATCATCACCGGCGAGGGCATGAAGGCGGTCGCGCTGTTCGAGGCGATCGAACGCGGAAAGATCAAGGCGCTGTGGGTGATCGGCACCAACCCGCTCGTCTCGATGCCGCGCGCCGACCGGATCCGCGACGCGATCAAGGGGCTCGACCTCTACGTCGTCTCGGAGGCGGTCGCGAACAGCGACAGCGCCCGCGCCGTGGGGAAGAAGACCGTGCTGCTGCCGGCGCTCGCCTGGGGCGAGAAGGACGGCACGGTGACCAATTCCGAGCGCCGGATCTCGCGCCAGCGCGCCTTCCTGAAGGCGCCGGGGCAGGCGCGGGCGGATTGGGCGATCCTGTGCGACGTCGCCCGCCGCCTCGGCCACGGCGACGCCTTCGCCTACAAGTCCGCCGCCGAGATTTTTCGCGAACACGCCGCGCTCTCGGCGTTCGAGAACGAGGGCAGCCGCGACTTCGACCTCGGCGGCCTCGCCGAGATGAGCGCGCGTGCCTACGACACGCACCTGCCGATGCAGTGGCCGGTGCCGAAGCGCGGGCCGGAGGCGAAAAAGGGCCGCGCCCGGCTCTTCGCCGACGGACGCTTCTACACCTTCGACCGGCGCGCCCGCTTCGTCGCGGTGCAGCCGCCGGCCCTGGCGCAGCCGGTCACCGCCGCGCACCCGCTGGTGCTCAACACCGGCCGGATCCGCGACCACTGGCACACCATGACCCGCACGGGCAAAAGCCAGCGCCTTTCTTCCCACCGCGCCGTGCCCTTCGTCGAGGTCCACCCCGACGACGCGGCCCGCTACCGCCTGAGCGACGGGGGATTTGCCCGCGTCGCGACCGAGCTCGGCAGCGCGATCCTCGAAGTGATGGTGACGGACGCCGTTCTGCCGGGCTCGATCTTCGTGCCGATGCACTGGTCCGACATGACCGCCTCCGACGGGCGCGCGGCGGCGCTCGCCCGCGGCATCACCGATCCGGTCTCGGGCCAGCCGGAACTGAAGGCGACGCCCGCTTCCGTCGAGGCCGTGGCCTACCGTTCCCGCGGCTTCCTGCTGACGCGGGACAGCCAAGCGGCGCCCGCCGGCTGGTGGTGGGCGCGGGCGACCGTGCAGGGCGGCTCGGGCCTCATCTTCGCCACCCAGGAGAGTTCGCGCGAAATGGCCCTGTCCGTGCGCGGCCTGTTCCCCGGCCACGAATGGGCCGAGTACGTCGATCACGCCCGCGGCCTCTACCGCTGCGCCGTCTATCGCGACGACCAGCTCGTCGCGGCACTCAGCGTCGCACCGGGCGACCGGCGGCCGGACTGGGAACTCGCCAAGGCGGTCTTCGCCAGCCCCGACATCGAGGCAATCGACCGGCGCGCCCTGCTCACGGGCCGGGCGGCCACGGTCTCGGCCGGGCCGGTGGTCTGCGCCTGCCACGGCGTCGGGCTCGATGTCATCACCGCGGCGATCGCGGCCGGGGCCGACACGGTCGAGGCGGTGGGCGCGGCCTGCAAGGCGGGAACGAATTGCGGCTCCTGCATCCCCGAGATCCGCAAGCTGCTGTCGCCGACGCTTGCGCGCAGCGCCGCGTAG
- the cysG gene encoding siroheme synthase CysG, producing MSTPRQPRETRAGLEPLAVLPVFVPLQDKRAVLAGSNGGAPWKVKLLAAAGARVDVYAEAPSEELRGVPAEIAAGSVTLHERRWTPEDLQGAAFAIGAMEDEEDCIAFVAAARAAGAIVNAVDRPHLCDVKFGAIVNRSPLVVGISTEGAAPVFGQTVRARIEAMLPRGFKHWVAAARDWREAVSSRFHGFSERRGFWERFTDRAFAEPDRTPTEADLTDLMGQTEALPLGGAVTLVGAGPGDAELLTLKALRALRNADVILYDDLVAPEIPDYARREARTMLVGKTGHGPSCRQDDINALMVSLAKSGKQVVRLKSGDPLVFGRAGEEIEACEAAGIPCTIVPGVSAAQGAAAALGVSLTHRDAARRLQFVTGHDRRGALPEDLNWGALADRSVTTVVYMPKRTLRALLERAVAEGLAPETPALVVFNATRAKQATVAGTAADLAGRIEASDLEGPALLMVGEALRRHNTRGADAPVEIRAEAS from the coding sequence ATGAGCACGCCCCGCCAACCCCGCGAAACCCGCGCCGGCCTCGAGCCGCTGGCGGTGCTGCCCGTGTTCGTGCCGCTGCAGGACAAGCGGGCGGTGCTCGCCGGCTCCAACGGGGGCGCGCCCTGGAAGGTCAAGCTGCTCGCCGCTGCCGGCGCCCGGGTCGATGTCTATGCCGAGGCGCCGAGCGAGGAACTGCGCGGCGTGCCGGCCGAGATCGCCGCCGGCTCGGTGACCCTGCACGAGCGGCGCTGGACCCCGGAGGATCTTCAAGGCGCGGCCTTCGCCATCGGCGCCATGGAGGACGAGGAGGATTGCATCGCCTTCGTCGCGGCAGCGCGCGCGGCCGGGGCCATCGTCAACGCCGTCGACCGGCCGCATCTGTGCGACGTGAAGTTCGGCGCCATCGTCAACCGCTCGCCGCTCGTCGTCGGCATCTCGACCGAGGGCGCCGCCCCGGTCTTCGGGCAGACGGTGCGGGCGCGCATCGAGGCGATGCTGCCGCGCGGCTTCAAGCACTGGGTCGCCGCCGCCCGCGACTGGCGCGAGGCGGTCTCTTCCCGCTTCCATGGTTTCTCCGAGCGGCGCGGCTTCTGGGAGCGCTTCACCGACCGGGCCTTCGCCGAGCCGGACCGCACGCCGACGGAGGCCGACCTCACCGACCTGATGGGCCAGACCGAGGCGCTGCCGCTCGGCGGTGCCGTAACGCTCGTCGGCGCCGGGCCGGGCGATGCCGAACTGCTGACGCTGAAGGCCCTGCGGGCCCTGCGCAACGCCGATGTGATCCTCTACGACGACCTCGTCGCTCCCGAAATTCCCGACTACGCCCGCCGCGAGGCCCGCACCATGCTGGTCGGCAAGACCGGTCACGGCCCCTCCTGCCGCCAAGACGACATCAACGCGCTGATGGTCTCGCTGGCTAAATCCGGCAAGCAGGTGGTGCGGCTGAAATCCGGCGACCCGCTCGTCTTCGGCCGGGCGGGCGAGGAGATCGAGGCCTGCGAGGCCGCCGGCATTCCCTGCACCATCGTTCCCGGCGTCAGCGCGGCGCAGGGCGCGGCCGCCGCGCTCGGCGTGTCACTCACCCATCGCGATGCGGCCCGGCGCCTGCAATTCGTCACCGGCCACGACCGCCGCGGGGCGCTGCCCGAGGATCTGAACTGGGGGGCGCTGGCCGACCGCAGCGTCACCACCGTCGTCTACATGCCCAAGCGCACGCTGCGGGCCCTGCTGGAGCGGGCGGTCGCCGAGGGGCTCGCCCCCGAGACGCCGGCTCTCGTCGTGTTCAACGCGACGCGGGCGAAGCAGGCCACGGTCGCCGGCACCGCCGCGGATCTCGCCGGGCGGATCGAGGCCTCGGACCTGGAAGGACCGGCGCTGCTGATGGTCGGCGAGGCCCTGCGCCGGCACAACACCCGCGGCGCGGACGCTCCTGTCGAGATCCGGGCCGAAGCCTCCTGA
- a CDS encoding SCO family protein, which yields MRRPSRSVLLPLAAFVAGLVALSVALVMTLVPQHPQSGPSGVGGPFTLVNQDGATITERAFAGKPYLMFFGFTHCPDVCPTTLQQISDVLAALGPKADALKVAFVSVDPERDTPESLKTYLSSFDPRIIGLTGSPEQVAATIKTFRAYAKKVPSQSGDYTMEHTALVYLMDARNGFVGAVNLNRPAAETAAELSKRI from the coding sequence ATGCGTCGTCCCTCCCGCAGCGTTCTCCTGCCGCTCGCCGCCTTCGTCGCCGGCCTCGTGGCCCTCTCCGTCGCACTGGTGATGACGCTGGTGCCGCAGCATCCCCAGAGCGGTCCGAGCGGTGTCGGCGGGCCCTTCACCCTGGTGAACCAGGACGGGGCGACGATCACCGAGCGCGCCTTTGCCGGCAAGCCCTACCTGATGTTCTTCGGCTTCACCCATTGCCCCGACGTCTGCCCGACCACCCTACAGCAGATCAGCGACGTACTGGCGGCACTGGGGCCCAAGGCCGACGCGCTGAAGGTCGCCTTCGTCAGCGTCGATCCGGAGCGTGACACGCCCGAATCCCTCAAGACCTACCTGTCGAGCTTCGATCCGCGCATCATCGGCCTCACCGGCAGCCCGGAGCAGGTGGCGGCGACGATCAAGACCTTCCGCGCCTATGCCAAGAAGGTGCCGAGCCAGAGCGGCGACTACACGATGGAGCACACCGCGCTCGTCTACCTGATGGACGCCCGCAACGGCTTCGTCGGCGCGGTCAACCTCAACCGGCCGGCAGCGGAGACGGCAGCGGAGCTGTCGAAGCGGATCTGA
- a CDS encoding glycosyltransferase family 2 protein, with protein sequence MGFLAAEGVSLETLSRAATIARRCGTDAATALLNEGLLSEEVFYRALARRLGATFLAGAFTIGDGVPYRRCLEAGAAPLVTSEGGEVLVAAPRGAAVARLIAVADRSALPAITTPTALRQALFARYGAAIAEDASETLGRLRPEWSCRPGPLAIDLVLAGSMFALVVLLARLPTMAGFLLLLLIQGLMLTLLTFRLTAAGMGAAEILRPTEPEKRPALLTDEELPTYTILIALYREAPVVPRLLGALRRLDYPAAKLDIKFLLEADDEETAAAFRATPLPARFEIVTVPEGMPRTKPRALNAALPLARGEHLVVYDAEDVISPEQLRLAATLFARAPASTACLQGRLVIDNHGDGWLPRLFAIEYAALFDVLGPALAAWRMPTPLGGTSTHFRTRVLRDLHGWDSWNVTEDADLGLRMALAGYDVGDLPSATFEEALAHPRKWLRQRTRWMKGFLQTSFTHGRRPLHLYRRLGAAGSLCVLALLPGTVVSALFYPFMLLGGLVDLVSWVEAEDGLAIVKRAASITVFLGGLAAMCLPGLVGCLRRGWFDLVPLVLLLPVYFLLGSLAAWLAVFELARHPHRWNKTEHGLARTSRTGALGRRPLGAIRSASTAPLPSPLPAG encoded by the coding sequence ATCGGCTTCCTCGCCGCCGAAGGCGTTTCCCTCGAGACGCTGAGCCGGGCCGCGACCATCGCCCGACGCTGCGGCACCGACGCCGCGACCGCTCTCCTCAACGAGGGGCTTCTCTCCGAGGAGGTGTTCTACCGCGCGCTAGCCCGCCGGCTCGGAGCGACCTTTCTCGCCGGAGCGTTCACGATCGGAGACGGTGTTCCGTACAGGCGCTGTCTTGAGGCCGGCGCCGCGCCACTCGTGACATCGGAGGGAGGCGAAGTCCTCGTCGCGGCACCGCGCGGTGCGGCGGTGGCGCGCCTGATCGCGGTGGCGGATCGATCGGCGCTGCCTGCCATCACGACTCCGACGGCCTTGAGGCAGGCCTTGTTCGCACGGTACGGGGCCGCCATCGCCGAGGATGCCTCCGAAACCCTGGGGCGTCTGCGTCCCGAATGGTCCTGCCGCCCTGGGCCGCTGGCGATCGACCTTGTCTTGGCCGGCAGCATGTTCGCCCTTGTCGTCCTGCTCGCTCGCCTTCCGACGATGGCAGGCTTCCTCCTGCTGCTGCTGATCCAGGGCTTGATGCTGACTCTGCTGACCTTCCGCCTCACCGCGGCCGGGATGGGGGCTGCCGAGATCCTGCGCCCCACAGAGCCCGAAAAGCGGCCCGCGCTCCTGACGGACGAAGAACTTCCGACCTACACGATTCTCATCGCCCTCTACCGGGAGGCGCCGGTGGTGCCGCGTCTGCTCGGCGCCCTGCGCCGACTCGACTATCCGGCAGCCAAGCTGGACATCAAGTTCCTGCTGGAGGCGGACGACGAAGAGACTGCCGCGGCGTTCCGCGCGACCCCGCTTCCGGCCCGCTTCGAAATCGTCACCGTCCCGGAGGGCATGCCGCGCACGAAGCCGAGGGCGTTGAACGCGGCCCTCCCGCTCGCCCGCGGCGAGCACCTCGTGGTCTACGACGCGGAAGACGTGATTTCGCCTGAACAGCTTCGCCTCGCCGCGACGCTGTTTGCCCGCGCGCCGGCCTCGACCGCCTGCCTCCAGGGCCGCCTCGTGATCGACAATCACGGCGACGGTTGGCTCCCGCGCCTGTTCGCCATCGAGTACGCGGCTCTGTTCGACGTGCTCGGCCCGGCCCTGGCCGCGTGGCGGATGCCGACACCGCTGGGCGGGACCTCGACGCATTTCCGCACCCGCGTCCTGCGCGATCTCCACGGATGGGATTCGTGGAACGTCACCGAGGATGCCGATCTCGGCCTGCGCATGGCGCTTGCGGGCTACGATGTCGGCGATCTGCCGAGCGCGACCTTCGAGGAGGCGCTCGCCCATCCGCGCAAGTGGCTGCGCCAGCGCACCCGCTGGATGAAGGGCTTCCTGCAGACGAGCTTCACCCATGGGCGGCGCCCGCTCCACCTCTATCGCCGCCTCGGTGCGGCGGGGAGCCTGTGTGTGCTGGCGCTGCTGCCCGGCACGGTCGTCTCGGCCTTGTTCTATCCCTTCATGCTGCTCGGCGGTCTCGTCGACCTCGTCAGTTGGGTCGAGGCGGAGGACGGCCTCGCCATCGTGAAGCGTGCGGCCTCGATCACGGTGTTCCTCGGCGGGCTGGCAGCGATGTGCCTGCCCGGCCTCGTTGGCTGCCTCCGGCGCGGATGGTTCGATCTCGTGCCGCTCGTGCTGCTGCTACCCGTCTACTTCCTCCTCGGCAGCCTCGCGGCATGGCTCGCCGTGTTCGAACTGGCGCGGCATCCGCACCGCTGGAACAAGACCGAGCACGGGCTGGCCCGCACCTCTCGCACCGGCGCGCTCGGGCGGCGCCCGCTCGGCGCGATCAGATCCGCTTCGACAGCTCCGCTGCCGTCTCCGCTGCCGGCCGGTTGA